GTTCGGATCTAGAAAAAAATAAACCACACACAGTGCTAAAATCTTGTTGATGATCTTTCACGTTATAACGACGCCAGCGTTAACTGCTCCATAATATCGCATGGTAAACAATGGGACGATGACCGTATGAATCGAAAAATAGACAACGTTCTCTCTCGGGCATTTTTACCAAAGCAACCCAGTGTTGGCCCGGTCAGAGTGGTACAGGAAGTTGCCAGCCAACTCTATTCCGACGTCATGGGAtcgataaaaaacacaacatttagaacaattttgtgaaaacaagcaaatgagaatgttGCATGACGACCATAGTGGAACTGTATTGCGCgcaaagtttttacaaactaaacattaaaatgtggttttaaaatgtggagctcagcgagtctccagtgtctctaggagttagcgtatattccccacaaaatcTCCAATTCAAGTCAGAAATTCTcctaatttcgaaaaacaaactaagatgtccctttcgCACCTTGGGTGTGTTCCTTATGTTTTTGACTGATTGCCacaataaatgaaggaaaggtgCCGAACATTCTTTGTCCAACAGAATAACGAGACACCCCGACCCTAGCCCCACGTTTTAGCTACTACCATATTTGTTAAACAACTTTTTCCCGTTGTCAAGAAGAAAACACAAACATTTCTCTCCAACGTCCCTGCAAAACTGCAATGTGGACAGCAAGGACTTACTGTATTTTGTTGTGCTGTTTCATTTGCACTTAATATTaggcactctttccctttctttgaagctaacacGCAACTGGAACTAACCATGGCTAATAACTCGGCTTTTTTAATAATCAACACTGAGCTtcccaccctgctagcagagcctttctttgcttgctcgattttggcgttctcgagaaaggctctgcttgaatcgagtaagatctttattgaatatgcgctgcattttgccaggatacagtctcgaacccaagcctactatgccagatctcgccgccatcttggtttttcatggtacagcgggctcaattataaccatcggttttgtcaataaacggacgctcgcactggaaaaaccggtttgacgagagaaaacaagattgactagttcagaagttcgggctgcggtggcttcaaagagttgacgcgattcgggcagagcgtccttttttcctcctcagtaaagaaaaagacaaaaggaggctttGCTCGCAGGGTGTGAGCTTCCATGCTTAAAATTAGgatttcctttgttcaaatacatgattgtacaccatggtgtaaaatgtaaaagatGAAATGTGACCAtccacgggaaaaccaacaaacaggtgatgacacgggcacgctTGCATGACACGGTACGCTGAGCGTGACATACAACACGGTATATGCGCATTTTTAATGAGTAGCACAAGAGATGTCAGGGTGGCTTTTGTTGTGCACACTGAGACActccaaaccttttgtttagcaTGGCGTGTTGCGGGTCAGATGCGTGCCAAAACAGGCAccgtaaaattgcaaaagtaatgcaaacgaaattcgtcgaaattcgtcCTTTGTTCTCGCGAATTTCCACGAAAAGTCATCTAATTTTCGAACGATTTTTCGTATGGTTTGAAGCGAAAAATTCACGATCTTtctcgaaaattcgagatagTGAAAATCGAAGTAGCAAATTTTCGAGGTAACCAAACGAAAattcaagataacaaaattcgaagcagcgaatttttgtgacattactattttctcccaactagccgtcaatataatgtggtattgccgtctcaaaatcgcaatttgtttttaataatataatgaCAATTTTATATTATAATTCCAATTCAATGGAAGGAACAAAATGATTAAATGCTGTATCTGTTTTTTGATCACACTGACTTCCTGTATTTGTTAGGATTACGATGAAATAACAATAGGATACCCCAGCATTTTTGAGCTCATGCATGACCTGAAAGGAATGGGTGAAAACAATGCTTCGTGGAACAGGAAGACTTTACTGCACAGGGATACCATTACTGCTGCATCCTCTATTTACAATGGTACTtgtcaattattattaattattattattatacccaTTCACTTATGCACCCATGCTGGGTAGATCCAGGGATTTTTGATAGGGGGTCTAAACTTTAATTCAGAAAACACAAAACGTTTTTGCAGCAAATAATTTCAACCAACCCATGATCTTTCCTTGAGGGTGTTGTATTGGTATTGCATTGATCATCATTGCTTTCAACTGACATCTTGTTATTGCCTTTCAGAGATGTATGGTTTGGAAGGAGGTGGTATTCCAGCCACCTTCTTTGTACTTTATATGATTGGATGGAAGCCTCATGAATCTCAAGTAAGATATATTCAATTACCAGTAGAGAACTGTACCCCTGGAGTGAGGCAATCTGGTGTGACATTATATTCTTAGAGGGAGGAATTTCTCCCCTCGATTGAGACATGTTGTTGTTGAGTTGGTATTTCGGCTGGGTGGTGCCGTTGgtaaattcccccccccccccccccccacctcaaAGAATATAATGTCACGCAAGATTGTCATGCCAGATTGCTTGGGGCACCACAACATGCTATACCACATAGAAGCCAAATTGGTTGACGTTTTTTGTTTGGGTAACAATGCTACTATAATGTAGCACTTTGTATTTTGTATGTCATGTTGAGTACTTTTGAGTTTAGACAATTTCTGCTTTCAGCAACGAGCAGCCCCACGTGGTTCTGCTACAGCAAGCTTTGGCGACATATCCAGTTTAAATAAATCGAAGAAGTGAACATTTCCTTATCAGACTGTGTGTTGATCCCAAAGCAGATATCATAACAGCAGCAATACACTGCACAGCCTTACCACGACATGTAAGTGACCTGTGGTCACACTTTGCTTAAAaagctttggatggaagacacATTTGGGGAAGCTTATGACATAAACACGGAGGACAAATTATAAGCTATTAAGTAAATCTTAGTGTCGAGGTGCTTAGTGTCAAAATGAATAttgatttttgaagaagaaagccAGATGTAAGGAATGGTTTTGTTTCAAAGGAAAAGTAATGAATTTTGCCACACAttcacaatattattattttattttagttgagAAACGTTAGGATTTTGGCAACATAAACGTAAGAGTACAACATACTGTATACAGTGTTTTTTGAGTCTTGAACAAAAGAGATGTGatttttctctatttttgcaTTAGAGAAGCTCATGGAAAATAACTTGTATGAGCCTAAGGATTACTATCaggaaaatttgcataagtaatTCAACACAAACAAAAGGAAGAGAACATCTTTGTACAAGCTAATATagttaagtttattttattcaaagttttgattacaaaaataaaattgtatagTATTCTAACTCGATAGCAAACAAAAATGCCTTGTTATGTACAGTCACACAAGTTATGAATTGTGTTGCATTGCATGTCAAAGGATGAACTTTCAACCATTGAGAGTTAAGTTTGGAAGATTTACAGTGGAACCTTGATTTACTACTCTTAAACCAGAAGAATGTATGGAAACTAGAGCAATACCTAATACAGTGAACTAAATTCCTTGCTCTTCATTAAATCAAGCTTCCAGTGAATGGCTCTCtcatttcttttttggttttctctATTGTACTGGTTAATAATTACGTTCTAGGTCCCTGACATTTACTTCTATCTTTTTAATTTGTAGAAGAAACAATTATTAAACTAAAGCATAGCTCTATTTCAGAGTATTTGCCTAttcaacaactgaaaaatttaccaatcaataaaacaaaattaataatggtaCAGTGTATTCACACTTTTATGTTCTACAGTGTATGTAGCAagcatttcttttgaatttttgggcaaaaaaaagtcaaaaaccCCTGTGAAACACTTGAAATCCATCACAAAAAGTCCTTATTCCACAGTGTCGTAAAGGGAACTTccacagaaataaacaaatggatttcaaaaaagcttgtttttggctttcaaattccCCGGttgctgccatcttgaataataattgtgacgtgttgtgtcgtgttctggaacaatagggcaagcacgacacatcacaattattcaagatggcggcgcccaggaaatttgaaagccaaaacaagtattttgaagttctttttgTCTTTTCGGATATAAAcgctttcatttgaaaaattttaatattgtaaacattatgttctgtgatttgaagttcttttgttgttttactggaggttccctttaaaaaagtAGACCTTTGGGATGAGGCTAAAACaattaaatatcaaaataatcTAACCACCTAGGGAATAACTTGTGCAAGCTTGCACAGAAGCAAATGGATGTTGTGCAAATACCCACAACCTTATTCTTTTTATCACGAAAGTGCAAATTATAGCAGTTTATCACAAGTCATGAATACATTGATTTCTCAGTACATATTGATTTCAACTTTTGAATCTATGGATGCAAGCGTGACCATTGAAATAAAAGCTATAAGTACTGTGCAGCACTTTCCCATTTCCCGATACAGAGATTCCACAAAAACTCAGTGGTTCTGAGTATTGATTTTACAGAGAGTCATCCTTTTAATGAAGGCCACTAAGCAATAGTTTCCGTAATAGCTTTTACTCTTTACCATTCACTGTGAGATTGGACTGAAATTAAACCTTGTTGCAGTCAATTTTCCAACTAATGTGCAAaagatttaaagtggtactatgatcaaaaaatcatttcccttttttcttcagattttgaaagcgtgttcgcttaacacctacatgtaactggcaaaattttgagctttgagttttatccaaaggctgtttattttgagtgtaagttttggatttcatggtccgccattactcacgttcaaaactggccgattggacctcagagggatggatctagagaaaatgacgtcatttactcactagcttaaaatttcagcgtgtaaacgcaatttattatatatgcaaaacacgggttgaaaagtctgaaagcccaaaattcccgtgctgcatattaattaggccacgtacacacgcattgcattcttaaactagtgagtctttgacgtcattttctcctcgacccagctctctcaagattttaaagttattaatggctgaccaataaataagaaacttccagctaaaataaacaggtgtctttttaaatcagaacttaaaacttgggtgagttaatgtttagttaacatagttttgaaatccaaaggaaaaacaaaatttttttttggtcatacagtactgtgcaaaagtaatgatagcgaatttcgtcgaatttcgaCGAAGTTTTACGAAATTCTACGTAAATTTCGAGGAGAACGAattttcggcgaaatttcgctGGCCTCTATTGTTTCACCATAAACGAAATTTCGTGCAGATGTGCGTAATTTCACTTGGCAAATTCGCTGAAGGTGGCAAAATTCGTTCGAAAtttcgttcgaaatttcgcaagtgggagcgaaatttcaaacgaaatttcGCTAGCGGGTgcgaaatttcaaacgaaatttccaACACTTTGTTTTGGGTGAGCAAAATTTCGAACGAAAATCTCGTTTGGAGATCGAAATTTCGTTCACCATTTGTGGTCATTACACGAGGGTCACAAAATGCAGAATGCAAActgaggggaaaaaaaaaacagttcactgATGGCAGTCCGTGTTGAAAGACATCGATAGTCATGCAGTCCTTTTCCcgcgattttaataaaaatgaattattgtaaaataagcgGGTGTCATTGCTGAgtattaattgtttatttttcctgaAGTTTGGTCTCGCATTTACAGATAACAAATTTTTACTAGTGAACCACACTTCAATTtgacaattaattaatttccaaagcgttccaaggaaaaattctttgtttcgcacgcgtcggcaagtcacttgcgagatgtttatttccaaagcgttccgaagaccttgCGGAAAAAACTATATCTCCGGTTatatttaacacaaattgttcattcaaacagtaaaatgctctttctttagccatataattgtttatcaaagtttctatggcgcgctgctcacgtttagttattttttacttcaaggaaaaattctttgtttcgcaCGCGTCGGCAAGTCATTTGCGagatgtttatttccaaagcGTTCCAAAGACCTTGCggaaaaaatcatatctccggttatatttgacacaaattgttcattcaaacagtaaaatgctctttctttagccatataattgtttatcaaagtttctatggcgcgctgctcacgtttagttattttttacttcaaggaaaaattctttgtttcgaaCGCTTCGGCAAGTCACTTGCGAGATGTGCATTTCCAaagcgttccgaagaccttgtggAAAAAATAATATCTCCGGAGTGCCGCAGCGAAATATCGTTCTCGCTCAAACAATAGGACTTGAGAAAtatcgttgaaaaaaaaaactgcgaaCTTTTGTGTTCAGACAATATTACCGAAATGAACTGTTCgctgtagttactaaaacatggaatgacttacaaccacctcaaaaaattGAACAACCACCTCGacaacataattattattttacctcGACGTTTCTCGTGGTTGATTGTGGTTGACAATAAGATTCTAGGGGGAGCTGGAGGTTTTAATCAGGTCACGTATTTCATACGTGTGACGTATTGTCATCTCGCTTGTTTAAAGAGGCATTCGATTGTTTGTGAGTGGTTGTTGAATCTTTTGATGTGGTTGCAGGTCGTTCCATGTTCTCATAACTACGAACTATTCGCAGTTAACGACAATTCCAAAACTGCGAAATATGATATGATACATGCGTATTTATGTTCAAGACCTACATCTGTAGGCCAAGATCAGGGCAGCCATCAAACTACCAACGTCGAAACTTACTGTAGCTCTCTCtggcaaaacgaaatttcgcacgcattttgaaagaagattcGTCTcacctttcgaaatttcgtaAGCATTTTGAACGAAATTTTCGTCTTTCCTTTAGAAATTTCGGACACCTTCAGAGCGAagattcggcgaaatttcgttaCACTTTCCGAAATTTCGCCAaagcaaaacgaaatttcgAACTTCTCCTGAGCGAAAATTCGGCGAAGTTTCGTTagacctttcgaaatttcgctcaacCTACAGGAAATTTCGCATGTCTCCAAAGCGAAAGTTCGACGAAATGTCGCCGAAATTTCGTTGAGAACAAAGCacgaaattcgacgaaattcgctatcattacttttgcacagtactgtagtaccactttaaggccTAGTTTATACCTTGAATTtaattcagacgaatttaattcaaATTAAATTCGTCGATCAGTCGACGATTAGTCGACGGGCGTTTTAGACGTCGAAATTAATAAGACGAATTTAATATTTTGCCCGAGCCTTCCGCATTTATCTGACCAGCGGCGAATTTAAAAAACGCATGAAACGCGCAGATTTACTAGGcgggaaaaccaaaacgaaATGGCGAGGTTTAATACGAAAGCTTTATTGTTGGAGAAAATCTCTAGAGAAAGACAGCGGAGGAGAGAGCTCCGACGTCGAATGTTGACACTGGTTGTGTTAAGGAAAAGGTTTCTTGCTCGACTGTGTTTATGGATTTGTCTGTTGTTTCAATCAGTGGAAAGTAACGATATTCAGCGTCATCGCAGTTGTCGTCGCAGTGTCAGAAATACAGGATGGTGGGAACTGGTCTGGGCGACATATGATGAAGGAAGATTCAAGAAGGCGTTTAGAGTTTCAAGAGAaacatttgacttcattttaaagagTATTCGACCCGATATTGAGAAAAATACTGTGACATAGATTCCTGTTTCACCTGAATGCAGGCTTGCCATTTGTCTCTACAGGCTTGGCCGAGGCGACTATTTGTATACTATTGCTGAATTGTTTGGTCTTGGTGTGGCAACTGTTCACAACATTGTCAAAGAAGTTTGTGAAGCAATAATACGAAACCTATGGAAAGAGTCAGTGCAAGCTTATTTTCCAACTACTGAACATAATTTCAAAGAGAAAATGGTTGATATGGAAATGTTATGGCAGTTTCCTTCTTGCTGGGGTGCTATAGATGGGTGTCACATTCCTATTCAGTGTCCACCAGGTGGACTGAAAGCCTGTAAAGAATATCATAACTTTAAAAACTTTTATTCCATAGTCATGATGGCAATTGTTGATGCACAGGACCGCTTTATCTGGGCAAGCGTTGGTTTCCCTGGAAATTCACATGATTCTGTGATTTTTCAGTCAACTGAACTGTGGCATGATATTACCGAAAACAATATCATACCACCAATTACTAAAACAATTGGAGACACTGAGGTTTATCCAATGATTTTAGGAGATTCAGCGTTTCCATTTCGAATATGGTTGATGAAACCATATGGTAATGAAAAACTTACACCTGAGCAGGGTTATTTCAATTATCGCTTGAGCCGTGCTAGGATGGTAACTGAACGAACTTTTGGTCAACTGAAGAGCAGGTGGAGGGTGTTATATCGAAAGCTAGAATGCCAACCAGATGCAGTAAAGCTGGCTGCCCTAACATGTATTGTTCTCCATAACATCTGTATTGCTGCAAATGATACTCTTCCTCCCCAGCTGGATCTGACAACTGACCCTTTTACCCAAAAGAGGAGAAGTAGGGATGAGATCAGAGAATTGTTATTTATGCGAAACTGCACCAAAACAAGAGATTCATCTCGTGTTGCTGGAGGTATCAGGGAGGCTCTAGCAAAGAATTTGTGGCAGGAACAAGTGTAAgataacattattttgtttcaaatcaatgaaacaGTTTTCTATCAGCCACtaattttaaattcatgaaaaatcattttaattcaACTCAAAGCCTTTTGATACTATAATACTGTAACACTGTTTGAAATACTGATCATTAAAACAAGAAGCAAAAGACTAGAAATTAGAGCTATTGTCCtccaattatttttaattattattttagggGAAATGAAAACTGAAATATGATCTTTCATCGGAACAATGCACAACAGTTTTACTTTTCTGTCAATTTAAGTAGCCTGTTTCTCTTCTCAGTTACAATATTCATATGCCACTTCTTGTTTTAAGGATAAGGCCAAGAGGCCAACAGCCTGTTACCTACATGTAACTATATCAAATGAGGCCAAGAGGCAAACAACCTATTACCTTATTGTAAGAAATAGGTGTAATGCAAGACCTCCAGTGTGAACTCAACATAACTTGGTACTTATATTtaacaagtttcagtttcataaATTGTAATTCCAGGCACAAGTCTACATTGAATTCAACTTGATCAATGGGCAtgttaatatacatgtatacaacaATATACTAAAGTATTGCTTCTTTGTTTTGCTCTGACATTTATGTGCCTACATGCAGTAATTGTAACTGTTCAAGCCATAACATGTTCATGAAAAAGTTAGATGACCAAACGAAACAATAAATGTAAACTTGAGTTACCAATGACATGAGGTTAAATTTTGACCATAAGCCCTTTGGGTACTCCATTTGTTCAAGACACCATTTGATTATACTCTATGTGTTTAATAAAAGTGTTTTTAAATGTCTGGGTAATTTATTGTTATGGAAGTTCTCGGGAACTGCTTTTTTAAGTTTCAGACCTTGCTTAGAAATTCCAGGTaatgttttttctttacatACAGGATTATTGACTTCCATTACCTAAATACCagccaaattgaaaaaaaaaacataaatcaaGCAAAACCTTGAATTAAGTTTAGTGAACCTTAAATAGACTCTTCGCATGATGGAGTCATGTGACCTTGCCCACCCCTAAAAATTGTTCTTGGAACAAAACAGATGCCAGAAATAAAAGGGGCACATGACAAAGTCCCAAATTGCCACATTATTTTGAAGCCTATGCCACTGTACAGTGAATTTTTCATTCAAGGGTTTGCAAGGACAATGTTGCTGGAAAGGAACACCTTGTTCACTGGCGGCTTTTTCAAACTTCAGTAACAACTCACTGTTCAATGCTAGACTGAGGCCTCAAACTTGGCATGTTGTTATTTTTTAGATGCTTGTTTTATTTCTAGCATCTACTTTGGGCCATCACCTTTTTTAAGATTGACAAGGTCTTGTGACACTATCATACAAAGAGCCTATTAACAATTTAACCAAAGCAAACTCTCACCTCACAAATTTCAGGTCTATGTATTCATTAGGTAAACTTTAACACAAGAAATTTATCGTAAATTTCAGTGATGTCACATAGAGAAAAATTAGCTTCTTTGCAACTTGTTGGTTTCACTATTATTTCAGTCCACAAACTACTTGCCAAATCTTCCTGTGACATCCCAACCACCTTCAGAAGGACCAGTTGAATCTTCATATATATATGTTGGTGTTATAGGCCTGAGTTCTTCATATTGGGGAACAAAACCTTGCTGTTGAGAAGCCCCTGCTGCCTGGACATGATTAAGAAAAGATTGGTCAGCACTGCCAGGGGAAACTGTTAAAGGATTGCTTGAGGATGGTGTATGTGGACGGCTGCTGGCAGAGTAGGGTAGAAAGACAGAGTTTTGTTGCACACTCTGATTAAAAGCTTGAAAACCAGAAAGCTGATGCTGATCCTCTTTAGGGGAGGTACCATAATAGAAGGGTTGCAATGTAGGACTATGATAATGATGGGGATTACCATTAGCCAGAGGTTTTGGACTAATGGTAGGATTGATTAACCCACACATCATCTGAAAGTACCTCATTTCTTGCTCTCGGGAGGCTTTCATGTCTTCTTTCAAAATCTGCAAAAGTTCCTTAGCAGGGTCATGATCTATAGTAGCTTGAAGCAGTTCAAGAGCTTTGACAAGCTgatcagtttttctttttttgaaagtAGGTTTCTTGACAGGTGCAACTTTCTGCTTGAATGGAAGGTCAGGACTTTTATTTGAGAAATTAGAAGAAGTACTGCTACCCTCACCTTCATAATCGGCCTAAAAGATTGCATAATCAATACAATCTGCGTCTCTACCAAGAGCAGAAGGTTCACATGCATTTTCTGGTTTACAAGAGTCTCTTGTTTTTACCAGCACGTAGAGAAGGTTAAACCACTTTCCATATCCCTTATCTTCAATAAACCTTGTTATGCCTGAAGCAGTTTTAACTGTCAGACAAATCTTCTTACAGGTACTGACGCACCACTTAAATTTATTCCTCATCTGTGCCACTACGAATGGAAAGTCCTTTCCTGTAGTTGCATTGTACTTCTCATTAAGCTGAgttaacacatttttaaaaacttcACTATTGCTTGCTTTCTTGGTATTGGTAAATATGAGTTTCTTTACCATTTCGTCGTCATTGACTATGATATCTATCATATCCGTGATTTGATCTTCATTCCAACTGGCTTTTCGCCCACGTTTTACCTTTTTCACTTCTTCTTCAGTGCTTTGAAACCTTTCATCCTCGCCTGAATCGCTTTCACAAGCAAGCTCA
The genomic region above belongs to Montipora capricornis isolate CH-2021 chromosome 5, ASM3666992v2, whole genome shotgun sequence and contains:
- the LOC138050041 gene encoding arginine-hydroxylase NDUFAF5, mitochondrial-like — encoded protein: MACCGSDACQNRHRKIAKDYDEITIGYPSIFELMHDLKGMGENNASWNRKTLLHRDTITAASSIYNEMYGLEGGGIPATFFVLYMIGWKPHESQQRAAPRGSATASFGDISSLNKSKK